tttacCACCCACGATTACGAGTGACGAACCTAtaccatttttgaaaaatctctaCGAAGATGAGTCTGCTTTTGAATAAggttcaaaattgcgaaaatagtGTAATCTGCAATGAGTGGGCAAAACTGACGATTCTGAGTGAGTGCGGATATGATGCGAACTGAGAATCGTCATTGCCGACGATTTGCAAGcgatattttttagaaaaaaaaaaatgtaaaatcagGCGATTTTGGCAAAATGCTGAACATGAACAAAagacgatatttttcaatgaataagtGCTGGTTGGGAATTGGCGAACCATTTTTCCACTAGtggcgaaatatttttccattagTAGGCACTAGTTTTTGCCCACTGGTGAATATCGTCTTTTGTTGATTTTCAGCAGGCGGCCAAAATCGTCCATTTTCACGTTTGAGTTGTGAAAACGAGTTTTCAGAATATTCCATTTTATTCGTAACTTAGAATCGAACAATTATAGGGATGTTAGATAAAACTCACAATTTAACtcgagttttctttttctgaatTCTGAACTTCGTACAACGTCTACAGCACGTTCCGTTCTCGAATTAGAAATGGTGAACTAGAAAATGGAAACAACGAAAACATGTTTTCCTTAACGTTGATTacgtttcaatgtattttttgcCATATAGTATTGTTTACAGAATGTAACTGAGAAACAGATAGTACCACAGacttaaacaaaaaaacctgaaaatgtAACTCAGAAAGCAAGTTATATTCCGATCCTTGTTCTGAGTCTCTAGCATATTGCATTAATAACTTATGGTCCCTAAAAAGTGTTAGAACTCCGACTTCGCAGTTTCAAACTCGcctgaaggaaaaaaaaaaaaaattcattgaattaaaaaataaacccGCCGGCAATGTTTCATTAATTGATAAAGATCCGTTGATATCTGATTACAGTTTGACTTTCGACTAATTAGGCCAAGAAAATCTGGTTCATATTTTTTGaccgtttgaaattcaaaaattttcagactaCAATTTATTTGGCACAGTTGCGAAACCTTTCCGATCGATCGTCACCAAAATTTAAATTCCGAAATcgtaaattcacaaaaaaaatcatgaattttGGTGTGCGTAAAAGTACGTGATACATATCGATTCGATAGTGATACGAAATTACGAGTGTGACGCGCTCGCAGCGGTGCTTAGATATTTGAAAAGAGGGGGAATTATTATCTTACGAAAAATGATGTCCGTCGTTGCACTTCAACCAGAATCGAATTAGTTCTTCGTCTGAGCTCGTCGAGCACGGTGAATCGGTCATCGTCGttagggaaattgaaaaacgcgaagaaagagaagaaaagaaactttaCCCATGAAAAACCTCGCCTGAACGtaaaatagtgaaataaaGATAACGCAGAGTTCGCATTGGTAaagttaaaagaaaaacacatcTCGCCAAGACTTATCCAGTTTAAAACTACTTTGCTACATAACAACACAAAACGGAAACACGCGTACTGAGTCATTATTATTCGTCACTCTGTGTCACGTTTTTTTCTCCCATTCATATTATCATCAACGTATTTTACACAACATGTTCACTTCAAATTCCGCTGTATGACCCATTCGATCACTCTTCTTTCGCGAGTTGTTTCTTGAACCAAACACGTGCAGGAATGCAATCGGCGCTTCAACGTTCCTGGTAAGTTTTCACGAGATTCTATACAGACATTCATTTTATCACTACATTTTTTAGTCTTTTctgctttcttttttcaactataAACAATTGGCGAAAGAAAGTTCATTTCAAAACATCTTTTACACGCATTAAGTAAAGAATTATTGTAGAAcatactgaaaataaaatacgtacCAGTCTTGCTCGATGTAGCGATAAAGATTCGTGGCCGTTaagtgaaaagtttcgaatgtaTTGAAACATTCCGGTAAGACATGTGATTTTAAATACATTAATGAAGTACAATTTCCAACTACCTGGGATTTTCGGTTCTTGTCAATAACATGAcaactgaaattttatttcaaagatATCATTGaaaagttgatatttttttcacatcacgtagaaattttttttcagtgacCCAAGGTGAGtttcaaaacgaaaaaaataacaaacaaaaacaacagtTCTTCACTCTCGAAACAGTCGAAAACAACATcgtcgtaaattttatttcataatctagtacaaaatattatttcaaccTAAATTAATATTGATGTGAAAGTTGCACAACTCTACTTATCGCACTTATTAAAATTGCACGTAAACTGCTGCTGTATCGATAGTTATTCGAATAGAACAAATATTTTGCATTCAATTAAACCAATCGTGACTGTCGATTTCATATCGTCAGTTTAGTCATTCGATTTGAtagtaaaattttccatttgtGTTTACAATTTCTTCTCTTGTTTAAAGCACTAAAATCTGAAACGCGAATGAGTTAGCAAAAATCAATATTGTACGTCCAGTTCAGTATCATCTATATTGCCATGAACGCCATTAGGTATATTggtgtgattttttattttttatcttgtgACACTCAATcggcagatttttttctccttgctttttgtttaaaaatggGGCGTGTAACAGGCTTCGTCTCTTTATTCCACGTCTTATCTTCATACGTCTGttttcttcgaaaattttttattgccaATAATGAAGCACATTGGACTGATGAccttttcttcaattattgattaaatgtaatatgcaaaaatgtataatttatcaGTGTTTTGCTAGCTAGTCTGTAATCAATCGAAGGAAACTAATGAAGGGAAATGAGATTAGATTCACTGAATTATTAGAGGaatgagagaagaaaattatttgctATTGTTCCATATATAATTAGTTTTTAATCTGCGAACGCGTTAGAGTGATTTTCTCAGGTGAGATTTATTCGGTCTTAAATTGCGGCGCTATCTTTTGGATTAACTCGACGAAAAaatgaagtataaaaaaaacaagagaTAAATTTACGAAGATATATCAATGACGACGTGTACCTTAATCCGTCTGGTTTTATGAGCGACCAAATCAATCGAAGAGTATTATATGAATACACCTAAGTATccgataagaaaaaagtagACGTGGTACCTGTGTTTAATACTCAGTTTTCGAAGGTGTTGTATAACGGTTTGCAATCTTTCGTACATGCGACGAATAGATTGCTGTAATACATTGAATCGCGTAATATGTCAGTAATCAATCAGACCTTGAGggaaaaaaacttgatgaCCTGATTCTCATCATCGATGAAACTGCTTGTATAAGTCCAGCTGATACCATAATTTGTTGCTACCGTAATTAGTTGCCATATTTTCCCTGCGCAAAATCATTTATGCTAATAACGTTGAGTCAATATTCCATATTTATCGCATTATTTTATCATCCGTTACTAAATATTGTAATGGATGATTGGATTTCTAGTGTATCaacttcaatttcaattatttgaatcaTGGGCATtattgtgattattattaacgtTATTATAGTTGTCAAATAGGcgttttgtaaaattgaattgcaaGAGCGGAACAAACttcttttgaatattattacttCATTTCATCGGTAGATTCGTCTACGGTCAATTGtgtttacatatttttttgttctatttttgCAGCGGGTAAAAAAATACTACACGAATGcaaggaaaaaattgaagggaagaaatagaaaattttaaaaatatggaCACGAAAAGAAGACAGTGCCTACCAAATCCTGAGgaatcttcaaattttctaagCAGGCTTTTTTTCGGGTAAGAAAAGAACCACGAATTGTACGCCTtgtattctttatttcttatttcaaacAACGATGTCCCTCACAGTCTCgtgattatttataacaataaaaaatatgttttttataCCCATGGAACGTTTGCATTACTCAAAGTAATTCACTTACATTTTGTCAAATTCATTTGATTGTTTAGAGAAATAACCTCGTAGCACAGTCATTTAGGGTAAAAAAAAGGGGTAATCTTCAAAATCCAAAATAATAAGTTGAAAAGTTGTATGAATCTTTGTTTTGACATTTTATACGGTGGTTCAACATTCTTACAGAATCTCGTACATTCGACTCAAGATATTCAGGGTCGAAAGTCGCGAATACccgttttttgaaaatatcttatttcttttgttctAAATGACATTTGAAGTAATTAGAAAAGTCTTAGAGCataaaattctctacaaatttGGTCTTGACCCTTTGCGGCACAGAGTCACATGTATGACACCTTTTTTTAATGTGTTATTTaagatttacattcaatttttaaggtatcttgataatttttttgcataattgGACTTTTAACATGTCTATGTTGATATATTAGGCTGGATTCTGATGATTTCACGAATATAGTGAGCGCtataaatgaacaaaatgttgaaaatgacTGTTTTTACAGTATAAATGTAATTGTGGGTAGGTTATGGGGACTAGAAAAGTTGAAATCAGTTATCTTGGATTTTTTGAGGTCACTGAAAACGAATCCAATGTCAACTTTCatctgaaacttttttgagtATCGTCAATAGTTTGAGTAGTATTGCTCTGTCACACTTTAAATGCCCCATCCTGTATATTACGGTTTATAAAGCTAATTATTTACTAAAACTATTATAATTAAGAATAAAACATAGTTAGCTACTAATTACCTGTAACAACGTATTGTACacatatttccaaaaaatgacggaaaagaaaaaattcgttaGGAATGTAAGATGTTTGAGTTACATCAGTCAACCTGTTCAATAATAAGAATGCTCTTAATAGGAGCGCTTCCCCTAATCAGTGACTGAGCAATATTACACCTTTACTAGCGTGTTCGATTTGTATGTGACcgaattcatttcaaactCTCTCAATAACAACAAAAGCTGAAGTTAAAGCGTTGTTATTGAAAGAGCCCGCGTTTTTTCCAGCGGATGAAGGTTTCGCTCTGATTAACCAAGTCGAGTTTATAATGATGTTGAAAGAAGAAACGTTAATCGATTCCGATGTGGTCAGGGTTCGACGTTGTTAAGCCAGAATTTAATGACCCACGTATCGTATAAGTCTACATTTCTACAATCTGTTCGTCAATCCAATATGACACGAATTGTATAATCCATCACAATTCCTTTGcgaaattgattaaattttaaaagcAGATTTTATGTgctgttttattttacatgCAGTAAGTTTGGATTTAATCAAGAtcaaatgataaaatatatctCACACACACAATTTCTTATATCGGGTgctaacaaatttttcttgaaatcgTATCACTTTCAGTTGACTCCAAAAGAGAGATATAGtgataataagaataataactGCTCCGTAAATGCATCGAGACATTTTTAACTAAAGATAAATCGATAATTTCATTTCGAGGGCATAAAGTAATCAAATCTTCATAGGTGTTTGTACAcagataatattatatatgtaccgTGCAGCGATATCTTGTTGCAATGAACAATTATCGAATTTAGGTTTTGTCCACTTTGTAGAGAATATATGAGGCCGTTGATTCTGTTTTCAACCATTGGCTTGCACACACAATGATACAAAATAATTCAGATGTATATTATCAATGATCAGAAAGTATCATGAAATAATTCTTCGAAAACAGAGTAAAAGAAACCACAGTAATGCCAAAAATGTACGAAAATTTagagaaatttatttctctgtCATAAATCAAGTTTCCAGgttacattcaattttatttcaattaaaacaTGGACAGATTTTACAGAGCATTGAGCCGTTTCGAAGGATTTTGTCGTTTTGTTAGCATgggagcaaatttttttacaagccTTCAAAGATTGCGAATaagaaaatgtaaagaaatatgataaataattgtttcagATGGtcgtttccaatttttctgAAGGGGGCGAAACGTGATTTGCAAATAACAGATTTGTATGACCCGTTGAAATCGGATGAATCAGAAAGACTCTGTAACCGTCTGGAAAGGTGAGTGAATCAGAAATTAGTTTTCAATCCCAAAGCAACGCATGTCTCATCATCAACTCATGTCTCGTCTCAATCCAGAGAATGGCAGAAAGAGTTGGCGAAGGCGAAAGAATCGCCGATGGTGGGTGAGGGCAGCAAAAGGAAGCCGAAGAAGAAGCCTAGCCTAACTTTGGCGTTGGTAAGGATGTTCTGGTTCAAGTTCATGCTGCAAGGACTGCTCTTCTTTGTGTATTTGATGGCGGTGCGGATACTACAGCCAGTGATCCAGGGTTGGGTCATCGCCTACTTTGACAAAGATAAAAATCAGATTTCGCAAAACGAGGCCTTCATCTACGCCGCTGAACTGATCCTCCTCACTCTCGCGTCGATATTCCTCCTTCACCACACAAATTTGCGGACCCAGGAGATGGGAATGTGCGCGAGGATCGCTTGTTGTTCCATGATATACAGGAAGGTGACTGAATCCTGTTTTACAGACATAAGTTCACTGTCACACTTTCGTGATGGGCACTAATTTGTTACAACTCTGATCACTATCAGCCGGTTGTGTTTCATAACTATATTCAGCCGGCATGATGCCTCCATCGAAATCCTTGATTATCACGTACATTCTACTGCCATAATAATGGGATTCTTTTGTTATCAATATCCAAAGTAACAGACTTGGAGTATGAAACCGAACTTTGAGTACCGAAAGAAAAAGACGACCATGCTTTCTGCCAGTTCACCGACATGCCATCATATCTGGTCTTGACGTGTTTTAGATTCTACGCCTCGATTTGGCATCGGTGAGCAATACGGCGGCGGGTCAAGTGGCCAATTTGATCAGCAACGACGTGGCCCGATTTGATAATCTTCTCATGCATCTTCACTACATTTGGATAATGCCGTTACAGGTAATGCTCAACAATGACCAGACTTGATGGTTTCGGACGACGTGGATCGCTCCTACTTTTCACATGGTTACAGGTGACTTTGATAGGGTACGTGATGTGGCAATTTGTCGGTGTGGCTTCGCTGGTGGGAATCGGAGCTATGGTCATGCAGACCATACCTATTCAAGGTTACTTCAGCAATCTTAGCGCCAAGCTGCGATCCAAGATCGCAATGAAGACGGACGAAAGAATACAGCTGATGAGTGAGCTGATATCTGGGATTGAGGTGTGTTATCAGAGATCAGCACTAACTTGAccatttgaaatgatttcgtGAATTACTAGTTACTTCTATGATTGATCACGATCTGAAATATGCACTGGAAAATCGTAGGTGATCAAGATGTACTCGTGGGAAAAGCCGTTCGAAATTATAGTGTCGAAAGTTCGAGGTGTGGAAATGAAACTAATCGGACTCACGTCGTATCTCAGAGGGATATACGCGAGTATTATGGTCTTCTCGGAAAGGGTCACGCTTTATTTGACCTTAATCTCTTTTGCGCTGATGGGTAACCATTTGACTGCGGAAATTACCTTTCCATTGGCAACGCTGTTCAACGTGCTCCAAATGACGTGTGCAATTGCATTTCCGCAGGCAATCATTCAGTCTGGAGAGGCCATAGTTTCTTTAAGAAGGATATCGGTAAGTTCAACGCATGTGTTCCCTATACTTTCGTCATCGATACCAAATTCACGATTCATAACCGTTACAGGCATTTTTGCTGCTGGACGAAGTGCGACAACCGGAGAATTCTGAATTTGTAGCAAACGATGGGGACCAACCAGTGGAGAAGCACACGACAAGCCAACTGCTCGAAAGTGGAAAGGAAACTGAAATGGCTAGTATTTTAATACTCAAGTGGCGTGTGAGTCTCAGCATTATCATTTCGCAGCTAATCTGATTCCTTTTTACTGCTCAGGAGTCCTTGTTGTTGGAAAAAGGCAAACCTGATGCCAAGATCACATCCAGTGCAACGAACGGAACAAAGAAAGTAGACATACGGTATGAACATGGAATCAGCATCGAATTGGTAAACGTCGCTGCGAACTGGGTGAGCGCACAGCTGCCGCCAACATTGTGCGAGCTTTCAATGGAGGTAAAGAGCAAATCTTTAACTGTCCTCGTGGGATCCGTCGGCTCGGGAAAGTCGTCCTTACTGCACCTCCTGCTAGGCGAGTTGTCGGTCGGGGCTGGAAGACTGTCCTATTTtaccgatgaaaaaaatgagaagaCCAGAATCAACAGCCGGGACATTCGCATCTCATATACCAGCCAAGATCCTTGGCTGTTTCCAGCTTCTGTACGCGCCAATATTCTATTCGGCCAGCCTTACGACAGAAAGCGATACCAAAAGGTACGAAAACCATGCCTGCAATCACTTTCTTTCACATCGTCGTTAACATCGACAATTTTTCCAGGTGACACGAGTTTGCGCGCTGGTGAAGGACTTCGAGCAGCTTCCTCAGGGTGACATGAGCTTCGTCGGAGAGAGAGGAGCTTCTCTGTCTGGAGGCCAGAGAGCTCGTGTCAATCTGGCCAGAGCCGTTTACAGAGACGCCGATCTCTACCTGCTGGACGATCCTTTGAGTGCAGTTGACGCACGTGTCGGTCGTCATTTGTTTGAAGAGTGCATACAAGGTTACCTGAAGGGCAAGACACGGATCCTCGTCACTCATCAGTTGCAATTTCTTCGTCAAGCTGACAGTGTGATAGTTCTCAATCGCGTGAGTATTATTGAAATCCCATTTTCGAACAAGACAAGAATATCTTCTCCCTATGTCGTGTTTGCTCCAGGGTACCGTGATGCACCAAGGGACTTATGAAGAGTTGGCGGAATCCACTCACGCCATATTAACTTCTCAAAAATCTGTGGAATCCGAAACggttgaagaagaaaacgaagaaacttACGACGTGGGGAAACACGACTTCAGGGTAACTACAGCATGTCGCTTTATTTAAAGTGCCCAGTCTGATCATACTACTTTCAAACACATACCTTCAACAGGTTTATGTTATTGCAGACAAGACGTCTAACTTCGGTTAGCAGTGAAAGGCCATCAGAAAGGTCGGTGAGCTTTGAAGAATTGCAGGATATCGACGGTGAAGAGATCGCTACGGGAAGTATGTCTACTAAAGTTTACAGCAGCTACTTTTTATCCGGTGGTAATATCTGCTCGTTGATCATTCTCATGATAACTATCGTCATTGGTCAGCTATCAGCAAATGCAAGTGATTACTGGGTAACTTACTGGACCAATCAAAACACAAGAAGAGCTGAAATAAGAGCTAATGAAACCGCTTCCAATATTACGAGCAGCAAAAATGAAACTTCCATCGATTTTCAACAAATGTTCTGGGATCCCGATACCGAATGGTATGACCAGTATGGACTGCTGCACTCTGACATTGCCGTTCAAGTTTACACAATGCTGATCGCAGCCACTGTCATCTTTCTCTCACTACGCAGCTTGCTTTTCATGAAGATTTGTATGACCGCTAGTCGCACTATACACGACTCCATGTTTTCAAACCTTTTGCGAGCCACCATGAGATTCTTTAACACCAACCCAACTGGTacgttgaataatttgtatCAGACTTGAAGGATCTTAGTGTTAGATTGATCTTCTTTGTATATGCAGATCTTCTCTCTATATTGTGACCTTGAAGAACTGTCAGAATTATTTTGATCTCTCTGCTTTTCACTTTGCAGGAAGAATTCTGAACCGATTTTCAAAGGATGTGGGTGCAATGGATGAACTGCTACCAAGGGCAATGCTTGAGACACTTCAGGTTTTCACAGTAATGTTAGGAATACTCGTTATGGTCAGCATTGTCAACCCATGGACGATAATCCCAATGATTTTTGTGGCTGcgcttttttatttcattagaATCTACTACTTGAAGACAGCCCAGAATATCAAGCGACTTGAAGGAATAAGTAAGTTTTAAACTACATATCTACTTTCACCAACGATTATCATATCACAAACTTTGGGCGAATTGTTAAATGGTTCGATCTAACATTGTTATACCTATAGTAACAAgcgattattattaacaatttcaGCCAAAAGTCCTGTATTCTCCCACGTGAGCTCTACTCTCGACGGATTAACGACCATACGAAGCTGTGGTGTCCTGGTGGAAGAAATGCTAAAGCAAGAGTTTGACCATCACCAAGATTCGCATACAGGTGCCTGGTATCTCACCCTTGGGACGGCAACTGCCTTTGGGTTCACTCTCGACCTCGTGTCATGTTGTTTTACCACTTTCGTTTGCTTCTCGTTCATCCTTATAAATGGTTCGTAATCCTCTACTACATCACGTGATTTATAGCTGCGAGCAATAATTTGATAGTTACATTGACCCATCCGTGATCCGTAGATTTCCCGGGAGGATCTGTCGGTCTGGCCATTTCACAGTGCTTGATACTGACTGGTATGGTTCAATATGGAGTGAGACTTAGTGCTGAGGTGGTTTCACAGATGACCTCAGTAGAGAGAGTTCTTCAGTATACGAACTTACCCAAGGAGGGACCTTTCACCACTGGCAGTCCTCCGCCAGATACTTGGCCTTCTCAAGGTGGTTTAgtcatgaaaaatgtttctatGAAATATGACGACGACAAACCGCCAGTGCTCAAGGTatgatggagaaaaaaattatgaatatgtatatgtagtATATGAAGCGTTCATATAAGTTCTCATTTGACCTCCGTCTTGGTTTACAGATCAAATCTTCTCATGTAGTaccattgaaaaaatacttacCGTGGTTTTTTGAATCAGTGAAAATCAATCTCAAATTCCGTGCATAAGACTCTTTATATTCGTTATTGAGAATTTACTGATAACGAGTGTTATCGTATGTGTCACCAACTAATTAAAATCGACttcattaaaaacaaaaaaaaaaaaaatacaaaaatttatgttcacgTCCATGTTAATACACAGGAAGAAATGTTTAgttaaaatcagaaaataaaaatatttttgttgcgGTATAATACAGACAGAGATTTGAGTTCAATTATGTGGGAGGTGAGTAAGAGTAACGGAACCTGTATTGTCATTCAAAAGTTTCTCGGATTAGCCATTAAAGTCGGGCGCTATAATCAGGCACAAACGAAGCGAGCCGGGAGTAGCGCGCTGGGTTTCAAATCTCTCAGTCGAGCTCTAGACACGATGACGATCAGAAGTTCTCGAGACAGTTAAGTAGATTTTGATTTCCAAGCAACAGCGATACGAGGGGGAGTCcgtcaatttgaaattgaatacgAGTAGGCGTGGATGCATATTAGAGGCGCCTGGTTCTCTGCGACGTGGACACCGAGGTGTTCATGTGACCGCGTAGGGATCACGGCGTCTGATTATGAGCAGATTGCACATATCAAATCGATCATTGTTCTGGATTGTTGTCGTCACTGAAAGAAAGCAGTAACCACTCCCATGGCTAAATATAGAGAAGTCTTTAGGCTTGAGACGGATGTGCATATGGGTGCTAAAGCCCCTAAGGCCACTATTGATAAGTTAGTGGCGGCGGCGTGGACTTAGGAATTTTCATGTGACCGCGTTGGGACTCCGGCGTGCGACACAGTGTGTACATGTGCTACATTTCGAATTTGTGGCTCCTTGATCACGAATCAAGGTATTTCCATGCATTGCGGTGTATTATAACAATTTTGTGTGACACGTGTGTACGCCAGATTGTAAAGAATTATGAACTTTAGAATAAAAGTGTATTTGGACAAGATTGAAAGATATCTGCGAATGTAGCCACGGCTCTCTATACTATGAACCCGTTGAGTCGGTGACGTAAGAGGTCCTTGGTGAGCAGATTCTGGAACGGAGGCGTCATTGGCGGTCGTCTCCCGGTAGTGTCCGGGACAGTATGAATGGCTCTTTGATGTTAATTCATTTATGGTTCTGTTTCGGAATAGGGCTTAAACCTGAAGATAAACCCTGGATGGAAGGTTGGCATAGTGGGAAGGACTGGTGCAGGAAAATCCTCTCTCATCTCAGCGCTGTTTCGTTTGACTGGAGACGGACTGGAGGGTGAAATCATTCTGGACGGCGTAGATACAAAGTCGATAGGGTTACAAGAGCTACGCCCTCGAATCTCGATCATTCCCCAGGAGCCAATATTGTTCTCGGCAAGTCTTCGCTACAACTTGGACCCCTTCGACCAGTACTCAGACGCTAAGCTATGGGATAGCTTACAAGAAGTAGAACTTGGAAATTCGGTGCCTTCTCTTGACTTCCGAGTCGCTGAAGGTGGAGCCAATTTCAGCGTTGGACAGCGCCAATTGATCTGCTTGGCCAGAGCCATCCTGAGAAACAACCGATTGCTCGTCCTTGATGAAGCCACCGCTAATATTGACCGAAGGTTTGTGAATTGATCATATCACGTTTACTAGCTCAATTTCATGTACTGGGTACTTTCTAGTATTAGACTGATTATGTATCAATTTTATATGCATCAATCGTATCTGAATATGTTTATTTGTTGCCTCTTAGCACCG
The Neodiprion fabricii isolate iyNeoFabr1 chromosome 5, iyNeoFabr1.1, whole genome shotgun sequence genome window above contains:
- the LOC124183990 gene encoding ATP-binding cassette sub-family C member 4-like isoform X2; this translates as MDTKRRQCLPNPEESSNFLSRLFFGWSFPIFLKGAKRDLQITDLYDPLKSDESERLCNRLEREWQKELAKAKESPMVGEGSKRKPKKKPSLTLALVRMFWFKFMLQGLLFFVYLMAVRILQPVIQGWVIAYFDKDKNQISQNEAFIYAAELILLTLASIFLLHHTNLRTQEMGMCARIACCSMIYRKILRLDLASVSNTAAGQVANLISNDVARFDNLLMHLHYIWIMPLQVTLIGYVMWQFVGVASLVGIGAMVMQTIPIQGYFSNLSAKLRSKIAMKTDERIQLMSELISGIEVIKMYSWEKPFEIIVSKVRGVEMKLIGLTSYLRGIYASIMVFSERVTLYLTLISFALMGNHLTAEITFPLATLFNVLQMTCAIAFPQAIIQSGEAIVSLRRISAFLLLDEVRQPENSEFVANDGDQPVEKHTTSQLLESGKETEMESLLLEKGKPDAKITSSATNGTKKVDIRYEHGISIELVNVAANWVSAQLPPTLCELSMEVKSKSLTVLVGSVGSGKSSLLHLLLGELSVGAGRLSYFTDEKNEKTRINSRDIRISYTSQDPWLFPASVRANILFGQPYDRKRYQKVTRVCALVKDFEQLPQGDMSFVGERGASLSGGQRARVNLARAVYRDADLYLLDDPLSAVDARVGRHLFEECIQGYLKGKTRILVTHQLQFLRQADSVIVLNRGTVMHQGTYEELAESTHAILTSQKSVESETVEEENEETYDVGKHDFRTRRLTSVSSERPSERSVSFEELQDIDGEEIATGSMSTKVYSSYFLSGGNICSLIILMITIVIGQLSANASDYWVTYWTNQNTRRAEIRANETASNITSSKNETSIDFQQMFWDPDTEWYDQYGLLHSDIAVQVYTMLIAATVIFLSLRSLLFMKICMTASRTIHDSMFSNLLRATMRFFNTNPTGRILNRFSKDVGAMDELLPRAMLETLQVFTVMLGILVMVSIVNPWTIIPMIFVAALFYFIRIYYLKTAQNIKRLEGITKSPVFSHVSSTLDGLTTIRSCGVLVEEMLKQEFDHHQDSHTGAWYLTLGTATAFGFTLDLVSCCFTTFVCFSFILINDFPGGSVGLAISQCLILTGMVQYGVRLSAEVVSQMTSVERVLQYTNLPKEGPFTTGSPPPDTWPSQGGLVMKNVSMKYDDDKPPVLKGLNLKINPGWKVGIVGRTGAGKSSLISALFRLTGDGLEGEIILDGVDTKSIGLQELRPRISIIPQEPILFSASLRYNLDPFDQYSDAKLWDSLQEVELGNSVPSLDFRVAEGGANFSVGQRQLICLARAILRNNRLLVLDEATANIDRSTDNLIQNTIRRRFADCTVLTIAHRLNTIMDSDRVLVMEGGRIVEFDHPYLLLRDPNGHFSQMLQQTGKAMADKLALIAERTYQLSGEFKEISNDGVTTASD
- the LOC124183990 gene encoding ATP-binding cassette sub-family C member 4-like isoform X1, translating into MDTKRRQCLPNPEESSNFLSRLFFGWSFPIFLKGAKRDLQITDLYDPLKSDESERLCNRLEREWQKELAKAKESPMVGEGSKRKPKKKPSLTLALVRMFWFKFMLQGLLFFVYLMAVRILQPVIQGWVIAYFDKDKNQISQNEAFIYAAELILLTLASIFLLHHTNLRTQEMGMCARIACCSMIYRKILRLDLASVSNTAAGQVANLISNDVARFDNLLMHLHYIWIMPLQVTLIGYVMWQFVGVASLVGIGAMVMQTIPIQGYFSNLSAKLRSKIAMKTDERIQLMSELISGIEVIKMYSWEKPFEIIVSKVRGVEMKLIGLTSYLRGIYASIMVFSERVTLYLTLISFALMGNHLTAEITFPLATLFNVLQMTCAIAFPQAIIQSGEAIVSLRRISAFLLLDEVRQPENSEFVANDGDQPVEKHTTSQLLESGKETEMESLLLEKGKPDAKITSSATNGTKKVDIRYEHGISIELVNVAANWVSAQLPPTLCELSMEVKSKSLTVLVGSVGSGKSSLLHLLLGELSVGAGRLSYFTDEKNEKTRINSRDIRISYTSQDPWLFPASVRANILFGQPYDRKRYQKVTRVCALVKDFEQLPQGDMSFVGERGASLSGGQRARVNLARAVYRDADLYLLDDPLSAVDARVGRHLFEECIQGYLKGKTRILVTHQLQFLRQADSVIVLNRGTVMHQGTYEELAESTHAILTSQKSVESETVEEENEETYDVGKHDFRTRRLTSVSSERPSERSVSFEELQDIDGEEIATGSMSTKVYSSYFLSGGNICSLIILMITIVIGQLSANASDYWVTYWTNQNTRRAEIRANETASNITSSKNETSIDFQQMFWDPDTEWYDQYGLLHSDIAVQVYTMLIAATVIFLSLRSLLFMKICMTASRTIHDSMFSNLLRATMRFFNTNPTGRILNRFSKDVGAMDELLPRAMLETLQVFTVMLGILVMVSIVNPWTIIPMIFVAALFYFIRIYYLKTAQNIKRLEGITKSPVFSHVSSTLDGLTTIRSCGVLVEEMLKQEFDHHQDSHTGAWYLTLGTATAFGFTLDLVSCCFTTFVCFSFILINDFPGGSVGLAISQCLILTGMVQYGVRLSAEVVSQMTSVERVLQYTNLPKEGPFTTGSPPPDTWPSQGGLVMKNVSMKYDDDKPPVLKGLNLKINPGWKVGIVGRTGAGKSSLISALFRLTGDGLEGEIILDGVDTKSIGLQELRPRISIIPQEPILFSASLRYNLDPFDQYSDAKLWDSLQEVELGNSVPSLDFRVAEGGANFSVGQRQLICLARAILRNNRLLVLDEATANIDRSTDNLIQNTIRRRFADCTVLTIAHRLNTIMDSDRVLVMEGGRIVEFDHPYLLLKDPNSHFSQMLQQTGKAMAHKLAKISEDSYQLSCDCRKTSDLILEVHQPLDTQ